The region CTTTTCTCGGCAGCCGGATGCAAAGGCGCCGTAACGGACACGTTGGCGCCGCGAAGCCCACCGCCGGGTTTCGACCAGCCCGGACCGAGCATTCCCTTTGAGCGGCCGAACAATTTCTGCCGTTCCAGAATATCCCCAATGTGGCTGTAAAGGATTGCCGGAGAAATCGGCTTGGCGACAAAGCCGTGAACGCCGATGCCAATGGCCTCCAGGATCGTCGCGCGCCTGGCATGCGCCGTGACGATGAGCACCGGCGTCGTGCTGACCACAGAATCGTGATCGCTGCGCAGGATCCGCAGGAACTCACTGCCGCCAAAAGGGGTCATGGCCCAGTCGCACAGAACGATGTCGGGTTTTCGATCGACGACAAGTTCAAGGGCATCCGCGCCGTCGCTGGCCTCGAGAACCGTGCGGATGCCAAAGCCGGAAAGCACCGAGCGCAGGATTGCGCGCATATGCAGGTTGTCTTCCGCAACAAGGCAGGAAACCTTCGAAAGATCCCACGTCTCGCGCAAGCCCTCGCCCCTTTACCGCATAGTCCGCCGTTACGGCAGATATGCGCCTCGAGCGTTAAACGAGCCTTACCGGGCGGGCCGATTTCGCAAATTTTCTCAAAGACGAGCACCGAGCGAACTCAACGGCCGACCGTGGAATCTCCGCGTGGCTTCGTCCGGAATGACGATGGGGGAAGTGTTCTTAAAGCAAAAAAGGGGCGACCGCGGCCGCCCCTTGATCCGTTGTTGCGCAACGGTCTTATGCGCTTGCCGCGATCGGTTCCGCGCCGCGTCCGTCGCGCTCTTTCTTGAGGTTTTCGGCGATGAGGAACGCAAGCTCCAGAGCCTGGTCCGCATTGAGACGCGGATCGCAATGGGTGTGATAGCGGTCGCCGAGCTGTTCGGCCGTCAAGGCGCGTGCACCGCCTGTGCACTCGGTGACGTTCCGGCCGGTCATCTCCACGTGGATGCCGCCCGCATGGGTGCCTTCAGCCCGGTGGACGGCAAAGAAGTTTTCCACTTCCTTGAGAATGCGGTCGAACGGGCGGGTCTTGTACCCGC is a window of Roseibium salinum DNA encoding:
- a CDS encoding response regulator, translated to MRETWDLSKVSCLVAEDNLHMRAILRSVLSGFGIRTVLEASDGADALELVVDRKPDIVLCDWAMTPFGGSEFLRILRSDHDSVVSTTPVLIVTAHARRATILEAIGIGVHGFVAKPISPAILYSHIGDILERQKLFGRSKGMLGPGWSKPGGGLRGANVSVTAPLHPAAEKSGQALL